DNA from Coffea arabica cultivar ET-39 chromosome 10c, Coffea Arabica ET-39 HiFi, whole genome shotgun sequence:
CGAATTTAATTTCGAATTCACCAATTCTGAATTCGAATTCATACCAAATTCAATTCGAAATTCggtaaattccgatttcaccgaattcggaaaaatttatatattattatataatataaattttattatataatataaaatttataatattatattatattatattttttaaattttatattacatatataatatatatattaaaaacgaATTTAAAATCGAAATCGGTATTTGAATTCTAATTTAGAATGGTgaattcaaaattgaaaattccgATTTGGAAAACTCCATTACCAAATTTGAACCAAATTCAAAATATATGAATTCGGAATACCCGAATTCAATTCCGATTTTTGATTTACCAATTTCAAAAAtttcgaattcaattcgaattgagtcaataaatcagaatttttcgattttgcacacccctaattaaggctcatttgctcatttttacttttagtttttttcttttttttttttgctttgaatTTGAAATGTTGGTTATGAAAAGTTAAAGTAATTAtggaaaatgatcaaaattaatTTAAGTTATTGTTTGGtagaatctgaatttttttttgttattaaaaatctaaaatctataTGCAAAAGCAAATGAAAACACTAATTGTTCAAAACCATAGTATATCTAACTAGGCGAAACAATCAAGCGAAAAAGGGTGAAGGTATCTATGGTTGGGATTGGAATTTGTGAGACATAAGCCTCCAAGATTAAAGCAGGAGGAAAAAATGAGTTAAATTAAAGGGAGAATTAGTGCACAAAATGGACAAGAAAACCAATAACATATCAAACTTCCTAGCaaaataggttcattagctacCTTGTCGTCCCAAAATACTAAATTACTACTGAAAAAGCAGAATAAAATATGTAATATGTTTATATGTAATATGTTTATTTGCTTGTTCTTACTTTTCAATCTTTAAGGTGAGAATGAAACTAATCACTAACATTGCCTACGtatagaggtggcaatttgtcccaagtcccaatgggttacccatgcCCATTAAGACTTTGTGCGGGATGGGTATTGGAATTTGATATTGTgtttaaaatgggacaaatcccaattgtacccattaattgatgggaaattttggaaaatgcttgggtacccattgggctcaaatagTAAGGGCTCCGTTTGAATTAACTATTTTTgaggggtgtttttgaaatattttattgtattagtgtatatgaaaaatttttactataaattttttttaaaatatttgatatactaatatggatgagatgttttttgagttattgtatattactgtaacattgtatttgaaaaacttattttttgaaaaaatagtcaatccaaacggagtcttagattcaaaaattatctttaacaatttttatagtcatgattgtatatctatcttttcctttatttattaatccaatttttggtgataatcctgagtataaagcacttgcatgtttatttaataaaactaaaagaaatttaataaatcaaaaatattaaaattatataaaaaaataaaaaataaattaaaggaaaaaaatatatagaaaataaatttaggtattgggcgggatcaatctaaacccatcccaaagtgatcccgcccaagttagtcccaaaaacaaaaacaaagaaattcaaCTCGAAGTACTCCAAATAAGAAGTTAGCAATACATCATAGCACTTGATCACCCAAAACAAAGTAAAACTTTATGTGAATGTATGTGTGTCTGTGTGTAAAGCTgtgaagtttgaaaattaacaCTAAATAGAGGCATCATAATACACTCACAGCATGAAAGGCCTTCTTAATCTCCTCTGTGGTAACATTTCTAGAGACCCCATAGGAATCTCTTTCCGTGGCATTGGAAGGTCCTGCGAATTAATTTGCATGCAGTAGAATCAGAAACATAACACAATTTGGCACAAAAATCTCCACAGAATCAAGGCAACTTTTCACtttaaataaaagagaaaaccTGTGGCATGAATGAAGCGCTTGAACAATAATAGCCCCCATTAGGAACAAAATCAGCAGGGAACAATAAAATCCTGCAACTGCACAAATCTGAGGAAACATAACTTCAGCGTTAAGACAGCTTACATTTTTACAATACAACTATAGATTTATGTATACAATTTATCTGCACATCTGCTACTTATGGATTCCATACTTAAGACAACTCAAATAAGAAGTAGAAATGCAAACCATGTGGGGAATGCTTCACAGACACATTACCCAACAGTCACTGCAACAAATACATACACATTCACATATTACAGTCAAACAAGAGGATACGAACACACACATATAAGTACACCAAAACACAAGGTGAACAGAGATGCCAGCCTTGCCCTATACTAAACCAAATCAAGGCAAATTAACAAATGGCAACATACAGGCAAAGCCACACCATTCGCTTTATTGAGGGTTTTATCACAAGAACTCAAATTCAAGTTCAGTTGAAAACAGCAACAGCATAACGTCCAAAAGCAGTGAACCATATTTTAGACTGCTGTCGACATCTTGGTAGCTTTGAGATAGCTAACCGACTACATTGTGCCTGTTTCATGCGTAGCTGCCAACTAAAGAACGTGCTACCCATGCCAGATAAATGTCTGAATTGCTCTCTTTTTGGCAAAAGCACATATTCTGAACtcttttctcattttcatttcGGAGATTTGTTGATAGAATTGTTTAAATCTTCTCCTCTGATGCCAGAAATGTTGCAGCAAAGTTTCCCCTTCGTTCATGTTTTTCACTCTTTGTCGTAAGGATTTCTGGAAGAATTTTGGCTTCCATTTATGTCCCATCCGTTAATCCTGGTATAACTTATCTCCAAATTCTGGTTTTTCTGATTCGGGATCGAATCTTCTGCTCCGCAATATCTTTTTGCATCAGTAATCTGAATTTGTTTGTGAACGAGTTCATGGTAATGCTACAAGCTTGCTTGTTCCATTAGCAATTTCTTTTTGCCTTCTTATTAGcgatttctctttttcttctcttctttttccgcCAGCTAGTTGGGTTTTGGGGACAGGGGTTGAGGTTGGTGTGTGTATCAAACTACCAGCTTCACAACACCAAGTCAAGTATTCTGTCTCCCCTGCGAGAATTGATTTTGTTCATGGGTGACGAATTTTGCTTAAACATCAACGGCGGGAAGGGGGACATATTCTTTCTCCCCCTTCCCGGATAAACAAAGAaagcttaaaatttttttcatgcTGCCACATAATATCCAAAGCTGATGGAAGCCAATAATTCTGAATAACATCTCATAACACACATGGTTTAGTTGCATAATTTACTTATCTGCTAGCACACAACTGCCTGTTTCTCATCAGAGTATTTTATTCTGCTATAGCTGGTGCATCGTTGATCTTAGTAGTAGACTTAGACAAATCATATGCAGGAACCCGTGAATCGAATTGACAGTGTTACACTTCAATTTGATACAACTGCTATCAGCTTCTCACGCATACCTATCATGTGCTTGAACACTTTGTCGTGAGGTGGCATTAATTCTTTCATGACTGGATCTTCAAGGACGTAATCAATCCATGCAGCGAGCACAGGCATACTTTGCTGATCAATGAGTTGTATCTTTAAAGCTTCCTGCTCGATTCTAGCCAAGTATGCAATCCAGCCAATAGCAACATCTGCAAAACCTATCTTCGTGCCTCCAAAACAGCGTTTCCCATCCAGTCCACTTTCTAGGGTCTTCAGATGTTCACGAGCTTCTCTTACACCCTTTTCCAGCTCCTCCCCGACTTTGGAGATTGTTCCTACCAGTGCAGGCACACACTGGAAAGaaaagattcaaaaaaaaaaaaaaaaggagctcTGTAAATGAAATCAACTTCAGCAATGTGTGAACTTGGAATCTTTACAGGGAACATTAAATATTCTTTCTATATTGACTCGCAAGTTGCGATATAAAAAACTGATATATGATACAACCTGTATTATTAAGCTGGTTGCTTCTAGTGGATTAGTCTCATGATGGATATAAGATTACAAACGTTGACACATAATTACAGGATAAATACGACATCAATGCCACCCAATTGGTGACCAGCTGCTTTAATCTGTATATGGCTGAAAGCATTCACTTAACTTCCACTAACAGGGAGAGAAAAATTCACACCAAATTAACCTTCAAGCCCAAAACTCATCACtaaattaatcaatttgattgcTCAAATACTCAAAGAGAGATACTTTCGGGACAGATCTCATTGCCTCTCGGACTAAGACTTTAAGTTAGATACTCACAAATCTCACTTGGGAGACAAAACTTCATAAAGCTGGTATTAAATTGCTTTGTGATCACAGTATGCTTAAAATTTGCCTGAAATATACATCACAGCAAGGGAAAAATCTCTGGACTACTCAGTCATCCTTGCGCTCCAACTAAAATATTAGTATTCATATTTTCTACTGTAAACAGTACGAATTGTTGTGATCTGCAGAATTATGCCTTCTTACCTTCTCATCAACAAATTTGGCCCAAAAGCGCGATCTAGCTCTTTCATAAGGATCTTCAGGGAGGAGTGGATTATGCTTCCAAACTTCATCGATATACTCCAGTATTACGAGGGATTCTGATATTGATTTCCCGTTGTGCAGCAGAACTGGAATCTTCTTATAAACAGGATTGCTCTGCAAGAGCAGGGGGCTCTTGTTTCCAAGATCTTCTTCTTGGTACTCATATTCAATGCCTTTGAGTTTCAACGCCGACCTAACCCTGAGTGCAAAAGGGCTTCCCCAGTATCCCAGCAATTTGACACCCTCTCCTGCCATTCTCGAACCTAAAGCTTAGTGGCAAGCAAAGCTTCTCAGTCTATCTCAGTAGTGttacgctgcaatttttttacTTGGTTCACCCACCTAATAACAATATCCCTGCAATTTTAAAGGCTTGACAAGAAGACTCAAAATGATCCTCCCTGTTTTAGTGCTGACCAAATAGGAGAATATAAGCCAAAAACTTCTTGTGATGTAACCAAAAGATGTGGACGGGATGACTTCCAATAAGCGAATAGGTAAAAGTCAAGTCATCATATTTCCGACAATTGCCGGGTCAAATAagccattcattttttttttctgccaaATGGtagaaacacacacacacacgcacccATGTACACTCAATGACGCAGGAAGCATCGAGAAACCGGCTCAACAAGAGCGATCTAAGGGACTCACAGAGAAATCCTATCTAGCTAATTGGTGATAGAAAGGACTTTTCATGAATCTTAAATTCGGAGTAAAGATCTCACGATCTTTCGATGCGGGATGGTGCAAACCCAATCCCTCCACGCACACCCTTGCAGAAGAATCTGATTTTTTTCTGCCAAATGGtagaaacacacacacacacccatATACACACAATGACGTAGGAAGCATCGAGAAACTAGCCCAACAAAAGCAATAGGGATAATTGCATAaatctcccctgaggtttctgacatttgcactaaTCTCCcttgtgatttgaaaaattacaccgacctcccttgaggttactaatcctttgcaaatttagtccaaacaattaaaatattattttaagaagtgaaattagaattttataCCAGATTTGCCCTTTGTGCTACATATCCAATGAATAACAAAGTAttataaatcaattaacaattaataaattttaagaaGTATAATTTATGGACAAACacgcattactcatttaaagtaccaactctttacgagtattttactttcaaatatttaatttatgataaatgtatcaatatttgtaagtaaaattcaaaaattgttatagtaatattcttgcaaaaagaaaatcgataggttatttatttaatataaattaaatatttttaaaaaataaaataaaatggcctataaagtattaattttttatggctttcatccattacacgAGTAAAGTATTCGTTCTTTATgtgcattttattctgaatcatttaatttatgttaaatacataaatatttgtaactaaaattgaaaaagtgttatattaatatttttactgaagagagattggtaggttttgtattttaaaaaaattaaatatttgaaagtaaatacaaatctgtatttgagaataaatatttgtattaaattaaatgtttgaaaataaaatacccTTAAAgaaccggtactttaaatagttaCCGACTCTTTATAGGTAAACacgcattactcatttaaagtaccggttttttaggaatattttactttcaaacatttaatttatgataattatataaatgtttgttagtaaaattcaaaaagtgttacagtaatattcttgcaaaaaggaaatcggtaggttatttatttaatataaattaaatttttttttaaaaatgacccataaagtattaattttttatgattttcatccattacatgagtaaagtattggctctttatgggtattttattttgaatcatttaatttatgttaaatacataaatgtttgtaactaaaattgaaaaagtattatattaatatttttacgaaagagaaattggtagtttttgtatttaacaaaaattaaatatttgaaagtaaatacaaatatgtatttgagcgtaaatatttgtattaaattaaatgtttgaaaataaaatacccataaagagccgaTACTCTAAATAGGTAATGCATATTTGTGTATAAAATATAcaccttaaagtttattaattgttaattgatttgtagtattttgtcattcattggacacgtagtacaaaggacaaatttggtaaaaaattctaatttcactccctaaaataatattttaatcgtttgggCTGAATTtacaaaggattagtaacctcaggggaggtcagtgtaatttttcaaaccacaggggaggtcagtgcaaatgtcagaaacctcaagggaggtttctccAATTATCCCAAAGCAATATAAGGGAGACATTCATTTGATTGCTCAGATTTTCTTAATTTCGCACAAGATGTCGCTATGTGACCGTACTTTTGAAAGTTCATGTCCCAGCAGATATTATTGTGCCCCTCAATACTGAGACTGATTGCTGATTTATGAATTTCAGGTAGGCCCCCCGGAAAATAACTAGGGACTAATTTAATTTAATGGAAATTAGGGACTATATTTGGGGGAAAAAAATCTACCAGTAGTTTAGCCAAAAGACTAGGCTTTCTGATGAGATTGGAACTATGGGGTGGCATGCTCGTGGTGACTGGTCTCGAGCAACGGTTCATGGCGCCATCCATGTTAACCCCAACAGGGGCGATACATATCCATTTCCTAAGCCTCATGCAGAAGTGCCCATCATCTAATGTCTgcttcttgttttgtttttggttaTAAAACTCGAATGCTACAATATTTTTGCACGTACGTTGGCTTGAATAAATCAGAAAACAATTTATAGGTAATTTCACGTTTAAGTTTGATGATGTTTTAATGCAGGAGAATGGCGGAAGAGAAGAGTGATGTAATGGAATCCTGAGGCCCAAACAATTCCGATGCTTTCTTGGTGATCTTTATCCATGCTCAAAACCAGGTATCTGGCCAGGAATTTTTGGAATTTCTCTTATTTTGTGTATTAGTGAGGACGAGGTTAACCGCTTAAAGTGCTTAGGAATATCCAATTCTTGGCCGAAGCACGTCTCTTTCATCCAAACTTCTACTTTCTTCATCATTGACTGTAACAGAGAACAGaatggaaaaaataagaaaggaaTCATTTTCTGCTTGCTTCTCAGTCACCACCACAACATTAGTACCTGCTCGGCTAGAAAGTTCCTCTGGAACCCacattttgttttttcttaCTTTCCTATTGCCCCCTCAAAGAAACCTAAAAGTTCTGTGACCCCAAACGAACCAAGATCTTAGCACTAGGAATCAAGCTTCCATCTACAAACTCATAATAGGCAAAACTGAGCCATTCATAGCAGTCAGCTAGAGCTGTTGAGCATGCTAAATTACAGAAGTGCTGATCGCTGCTGCAGCTGTTCCTACTGGTAGAAAATCATGACATTTAAGCCTTGAACACCTCAAGAAGCTCTGACACTATGACAGAGACTTCAGCGCTTGTGAAACATTTTGGGTGATTCGATCATGTATTGGCTCCTGCACGAACACATTCAAGTCATATCGGGATTAATCTAGTAACCTTGAGATAACAAATCAGTCATTATGATTTTACCTTTGTTGTAGGTATTTCAAAACTTGAATTTGTTATTGTCTCAAACAAGAATATATATCTGTCATTAGAAGGAAATATCAGTAATATGTGTTCACAGCTAATAAACTCTGCCAATGTCTTCACTCCATCGAGAAAAACTAATAAGAAAAGACTATATATGCCATTATGAGCCAAAAATACAAAaaggtgaatgaatgaataacACACCGCCAAGCTAATTCAGAAACCAGTTCTTCTGGAGCATCAGGCAAGACCTAAGCAAGGATATCACCATTATCAATTCTGATGAGTAACTTCAGTGGGAATAGCCATTCGAATGATACACAGAAAACTAATTTAAATAGAATAACCTTATCTTCATATGGGTTGCAATGATCATTGAACCATAGCCTCAAGAACTCCTGGGAAAGGTTTAGTATTAAAATATGGGAGTCAGAATGCTGTAACATATCCAAGAGTAACAGTATAATCTTGtattaaagaaaaagcaagTTACACACGcgacatatatatataggcaCACTTGATTTGGGACAAATGACTTCTTCTATTATTGGAATGTTGATTTTGCTTTTCGGTTTCTCGCTTTCCTGAGATTTTGCTTTTAATTCCAACCTTTTTCCCCTCTCAAGGCATTACCTTATCGACATTTTCTGGTTCAAGGCCATTCCAAAAGCGTTCTTGATAAGAATGACCAATCCAATATCTACTCGAGTCTGGTGTATGcaccttcaaaaaaaaatcagaacacAAGATAGTGTTATAATTACACATGGAAATGTGTGTGAGGGAGTATAAGAGCGAAAGAGATACACAGGACACACACAAACACGAGCACTTTCACAAgcagagagagagggagagagagagattatCATTTACCTCATCAACTAGAAGCACAGTACCATCAGGTGCTTTACCAAATTCATACTTGGTGTCTACCAATACGAGGCCATGTTTCATTGCCACCTGCTGCAGTTAATTATGGAAAAAAATGGATAAGGAAAGGAGAATTTATATACCAATGGTAGCTCCACTTCACCACCCCTTGatcattcttgcattttctcaAATACTCCCTAGTTTGAACAAATGATCACAATGCTTAGAATTCCTAAGGAGGCAGTTCTTCTAATAAATATCATGGAGTAACTGCTTCTCCATCATCATTAAATTAGAATTAGAAAAACTGCCTAATTACACGACTTCAACATGATTAACCCTAAGTTGCACACAGAAGGCTCATGTCAACTTGTGTAACTGATATCAACATCATCAGATGAAGAATAATTTTAATACCAATTTGAATGGCATTCTGCTGCTATAGTGGACTGATGTCCCTAGCAAATGTTTCCAGAAAACTAAACAAATGAAGAAAGCATGAGTATGTACCATGCCACAACCAAAAAAAACTAcatgaaaataaaaaagcaaATTTCCCTTAAGAAAAGCCAAAACTTAACCACCTGACCATATTGAAATAACTGTAGTGCCCTCTTACTTGCTTCCTCGTAATCTGCTCTAGACATTAAACCACGCTGAATTATCTGAGATGCAAAATTTTTAGCACAAATAAGCAGTATGATCTATTATCTGGTTACGACTAAagataaggaaaacaaacaatGCTCATTAATATGTTGCCCAAATTGAGggcaaaactggaattttttttcACAATGTCCCACACAACATTAATAGCAGGCGCATTGTACAGATAAAATAGAACTTCCATCTGTAGGGTGCTCAACATCAGATAGACCCTTTTTTATGTATAGCAAGGCAATTCACTCAAATGCAATTGGCCATTATTGTCTCTACTTTATTACACTAGAAATCAACAGAATATATACACATGCCTAATGAATGACAAGTTCTATTTAGTAAATGAAAACCTCATCCGGAGTTACAGGAACATCATGATCTGCAGCTTTAGTAGTTGGTGTGAGAATATTTTCTGGTAGCTTTTGGTTTT
Protein-coding regions in this window:
- the LOC113714804 gene encoding glutathione transferase GST 23-like — translated: MAGEGVKLLGYWGSPFALRVRSALKLKGIEYEYQEEDLGNKSPLLLQSNPVYKKIPVLLHNGKSISESLVILEYIDEVWKHNPLLPEDPYERARSRFWAKFVDEKCVPALVGTISKVGEELEKGVREAREHLKTLESGLDGKRCFGGTKIGFADVAIGWIAYLARIEQEALKIQLIDQQSMPVLAAWIDYVLEDPVMKELMPPHDKVFKHMIGMREKLIAVVSN